The genome window GATGGCGCGGGCGTGTTTTGGCGCCAGATCCCACAGGCCTTTGATATCGGTGACTCCCGCCTCGCCCAGGCGCGCCTCCATGCCCTTGGAAATGCCCGGCAGGTCGCGCAGTTCGAGGTCGAACAGCCTTCCCGGCAGGTCGGCATGGTCCAGCAGCACAAAACCGTCCGGCTTGTCCATTTCCGCCGCGATCTTGGCCAAAAGCTCATTGACGGAAATGCCGATGGAACAGGTGAGGATCGGCCCGATCTCGTCGCGCAGCGCGCGCTTGATCCTTGCCACCAGCGCCTCGGCCTCGCGCGCCTCCGACGCCAGCAGGCTGCAGGAGACCTCGTCGATCGAGCGGACCGAGGCAATCGGCACGCAGCGCTCGATCGTTTCGAGAATGCGATTATGCAACTTTACGTATATGTCCGGTCGTGCCTCGATGAAGACGATGTCCGGGCATTTCTCCCTCGCCTCACGCACCGACGTCCCGGTCTTGATGCCGAAGGGCTTGGCCTGGCGGCTCGCGGCGATGACACTCGTATGGGGCGAGTCGAGCGGCACCACCGCAACCGCGCGTCCCTGCAGCGCCGGATTGAGCTGCTGCTCGGCGCTGGCAAAGAAGCTGTCGAAATCCAGATACAGCTTTTCAGGATGGGTCGGTTTACGCATGTTCAAAGTTCTCAACTGAGAACAAAACTAGAACATATGTGACAAAAAAATGGAACAAGAATCTGCGAAAACCATATGAGAAACGTCGAATCCTGACAAAAAATCTGACGATTCAGATGGCTTTTGCCGCGTCGAGGATGCGGAATTGCGTGGTGGTCGAGCCGTTCCAGTGGTTGAGCGCAAGGTTGCCCGCCACATGCATCGACTGGCCTAACTGATTGAAAAGAAAGTCGCCGAGCGGACTGCCGACGGCCCGGAAGGCGATGGCGTTGATGCGCTTGCCGTCCGCCCCGGCCAGTGTCGCCTTGACATGGGCCGTGCCAACCATTCGGGCATCGACCAACCGGTGATGCGGCAAAACCAGCACCGGTTGCGGGTGTCCGGAACCATAGGGACCGGCCTTCTCCAGTGTGTCGTAAAGCGGCACAGTCGCCCCCGCAGCGCTCAGCGCGCCGTCGATGGCAAGGGATGCATTGCCGCGCAACTGCCCGACCATTTCGCTGGCGTTCTCCTCGAAGAACGCCCTTAAAGCCCCCAGTTTCGCCCGCTCTACCGTAATTCCGGCCGCCATGGCATGACCGCCACCCTTGACCAGAAGCCCCTGTTCGACGGCATTTCGCACCAGTCTTCCGAGGTCGAAACCATTGATCGACCGGCCGGAACCGCTGCCTGTGCCATGGGCGTTGAAGGCGATGGCGAAGGCCGGGCGCCGCGTCCGTTCCTTCAGCCGAGCCGCGATCAGCCCGACGATCCCCGGGTGCCAGTCATCGCTGGCGGTAACCAGAACCGCCGGTCCCGATCCGGCGGAAAGTTCCACCATCGCTTCCGTCTCGGCCTGCTCGAGCATGATGGTTTCCATCGCCTGGCGTTCCTGGTTCAGCCGATCGAGCTCCTCGGCAATGCGCATCGCTTCGTTCGGATCATCCAGCGTCAGCAATCTTGCGCCGAGCCCGGCATCGCCGATCCGCCCGCCCGCATTGATCCTCGGCCCCACCAAATATGCGAAATGAAAGGCATTCAGCGGTTCGCCGATGCGCGAGACACGCGCCAGCGCGGCCAGTCCGACGTTCTGCTGGGCCCGCGCCACCAGAATGCCCTTGACGACGAAGGCCCGGTTCAACTCCTTCAATGGCACGACATCGCACACGGTCGCCAGCGCCACCAGATCGAGCAGCGACAGAAGGTCAGGCGCAAGCGTGCCGGTGGTGGTGCGCTTTTCGCGTATGACCCGCAACGTCTGCACCAGTGTAAGGAAGACCACCCCGGCAGCGCAGAGATGGCCCTGCCCGGAGAGATCGTCCTCGCGGTTCGGATTGACCACCGCATGCGCCGCGGCCGGCAGTTCGCCGCCCACCTGGTGGTGGTCGAGCACCACCACATCGGCGCCGGCAGCCTTCGCCGCCTCGATCGCCGCCGCACTATTAGTGCCGCAATCCACCGTGACAATGAGCGACGCCTGCCCTGCCAACTCCTGCATCGCCGCCGGATTGGGGCCGTAGCCCTCAAATATCCGGTCTGGAATGTAGATCCGGTTGGCAACGCCGTAATGGGTCAGGAAGCGCGACAGGATCGCTGAAGAACAGGCACCATCGACATCATAATCGCCGAAAATCGCAATCTTCTCGTGCCCGGCGATAGCTCTGGCGATGCGCTCCGCCGCTTGTGTCATGTCAGTCAGCGAAGCCGGATCAGGCATCAGGCTCTTGATCGTCGGCTCCATGAAGGCAGCCGCCTCATCGAGGCCAACGCCCCTGCCCGCAAGAACGCGGGTCACCAGATCGGGAAAACCATGGTTCTGCGCCATGGCAAGCGCGATATTGGCCTCGCGTTGCCCCAGCCGGTCTATCCATTTGAGACCAGTCGCCGATTGTTCAACGCCAAGGAAAAGCCGTTCCGAATTCATCTGAAGGTTCAATCATCCGCCAGCGATGAATGCAATGCTTCGAAAGACCTATCCAACGGCAATCGCGGACGGTAGCTCAATTTCCAGGGGGCAGCGCCAGTTCGCTTACGGCCTGAGCCATGGACGAGGCGAAATCGGCGAGTTGCCGGTCAACCACCCCTTTCGAACTGAGCCTGTAGTTCATGACCGGCTGGATGAGCATGTAGCGGCCAAGCACGCCCGTGGCGCAGACCAGAAAATCATCCTTCTTCAGCGGATCATCCGAACTGACGCAGGCCATGGCCCGGTTGCCGTAACTCACATTGGTTCGCAGCGCCACCTGATTGGGCTGCGTGCTGTGATACTGAAAGGCCTGGTCGAGAAGGCTGCGCACCACAGGATCGTCCGGCCCGTCCCTGACGGGATACATGCCCGCAACATTGCTGGCCCGGACACCCGTGATCGACACGATCGCGCGTGCATCCAGCCCTGCATATTCGGCCGACGCGCTGAAATTTTGCGGGTCACTGTTACGGCTGATTATAGTGAAAGGTCCTGAGGTCTCCGGTAGTCCGACCAGAATGTCACTGGAGCGATAGCCCTGGATGAGATCGAGATCCGCCTCCTGCGCCCGCAGCGAAGAAACTGCGGTCGAGACAAGGACCGTCGACAATAAACCACAGGCTATTCCGTACCGGATATTCATGGCTGTCCTATCGGAATGAATTCCTTTGAAATCAAAATAGCA of Phyllobacterium zundukense contains these proteins:
- the recJ gene encoding single-stranded-DNA-specific exonuclease RecJ; this translates as MNSERLFLGVEQSATGLKWIDRLGQREANIALAMAQNHGFPDLVTRVLAGRGVGLDEAAAFMEPTIKSLMPDPASLTDMTQAAERIARAIAGHEKIAIFGDYDVDGACSSAILSRFLTHYGVANRIYIPDRIFEGYGPNPAAMQELAGQASLIVTVDCGTNSAAAIEAAKAAGADVVVLDHHQVGGELPAAAHAVVNPNREDDLSGQGHLCAAGVVFLTLVQTLRVIREKRTTTGTLAPDLLSLLDLVALATVCDVVPLKELNRAFVVKGILVARAQQNVGLAALARVSRIGEPLNAFHFAYLVGPRINAGGRIGDAGLGARLLTLDDPNEAMRIAEELDRLNQERQAMETIMLEQAETEAMVELSAGSGPAVLVTASDDWHPGIVGLIAARLKERTRRPAFAIAFNAHGTGSGSGRSINGFDLGRLVRNAVEQGLLVKGGGHAMAAGITVERAKLGALRAFFEENASEMVGQLRGNASLAIDGALSAAGATVPLYDTLEKAGPYGSGHPQPVLVLPHHRLVDARMVGTAHVKATLAGADGKRINAIAFRAVGSPLGDFLFNQLGQSMHVAGNLALNHWNGSTTTQFRILDAAKAI
- a CDS encoding Y-family DNA polymerase, with product MRKPTHPEKLYLDFDSFFASAEQQLNPALQGRAVAVVPLDSPHTSVIAASRQAKPFGIKTGTSVREAREKCPDIVFIEARPDIYVKLHNRILETIERCVPIASVRSIDEVSCSLLASEAREAEALVARIKRALRDEIGPILTCSIGISVNELLAKIAAEMDKPDGFVLLDHADLPGRLFDLELRDLPGISKGMEARLGEAGVTDIKGLWDLAPKHARAIWNSVEGERFVSALHGYAVEKPETVKRMFGHGRNLPPDWRAPEKVLQCARLLTLSAARRLRRSHFRAGAMSYTIGVRRDSRVTLEGQFRPARDDHTFLNCLNELHGKLLKSGEMRNISNVTVVLHDLSGEEEASRDLFDTGASMKQRGQWERVSDMLDKVRVRHGSKALNLGPVNGPGNYIGSKIAFGRIPEAEDF